A genomic window from Diospyros lotus cultivar Yz01 chromosome 2, ASM1463336v1, whole genome shotgun sequence includes:
- the LOC127795645 gene encoding putative E3 ubiquitin-protein ligase XBAT35 isoform X1, which produces MSQIGEILALGLQLQASGEEERRVRTVLDFLRERMDGVDRVQRRKTLKERLGFKTIGCCGATLGLSPFAVRVGDDDEAPPQPPTPPLQQLLEDINGGRTRPANGCVPQIPAASASGMNLATALAAERSHRAAQESGGNSGLVSPVRLTNERPSNGTAGTALVTPSRVSLMRLMVETDGGAGQSGAAERENDSVCCVCMGRKKGAAFIPCGHTYCRVCTRELWLNRGSCPLCNRQVLEILDIY; this is translated from the coding sequence ATGAGTCAAATCGGTGAAATCTTGGCTTTGGGCTTGCAGTTGCAGGCAAGcggagaggaagaaagaagagtcAGAACGGTTCTCGATTTCTTGAGGGAGAGAATGGACGGTGTTGATCGAGTCCAGAGGCGGAAGACTCTCAAGGAGCGGCTTGGATTCAAGACGATCGGCTGCTGCGGCGCCACCTTGGGTCTCAGCCCATTCGCAGTGAGAGTTGGGGACGACGACGAAGCACCGCCGCAGCCTCCAACACCGCCGCTACAGCAGCTGTTAGAAGATATTAATGGTGGTCGGACTCGGCCAGCCAACGGCTGTGTGCCCCAGATTCCGGCGGCATCTGCATCTGGAATGAATTTGGCCACGGCGTTAGCCGCCGAGCGGAGCCACCGGGCGGCCCAAGAGTCGGGTGGCAATAGTGGGCTTGTAAGCCCAGTTCGGCTTACAAATGAACGGCCCAGTAACGGCACTGCGGGAACCGCTCTGGTGACGCCGTCGAGAGTATCGTTGATGAGACTGATGGTTGAGACGGACGGTGGAGCTGGACAGAGTGGAGCGGCGGAGAGAGAAAATGATTCTGTGTGCTGCGTGTGCATGGGGAGAAAAAAAGGCGCGGCGTTCATACCATGTGGGCACACATAttgtagggtgtgtacgagggAGCTTTGGCTGAATCGAGGATCTTGCCCACTCTGCAACCGTCAAGTCCTTGAgattctcgatatatattag
- the LOC127795645 gene encoding putative E3 ubiquitin-protein ligase XBAT35 isoform X2, with the protein MDGVDRVQRRKTLKERLGFKTIGCCGATLGLSPFAVRVGDDDEAPPQPPTPPLQQLLEDINGGRTRPANGCVPQIPAASASGMNLATALAAERSHRAAQESGGNSGLVSPVRLTNERPSNGTAGTALVTPSRVSLMRLMVETDGGAGQSGAAERENDSVCCVCMGRKKGAAFIPCGHTYCRVCTRELWLNRGSCPLCNRQVLEILDIY; encoded by the coding sequence ATGGACGGTGTTGATCGAGTCCAGAGGCGGAAGACTCTCAAGGAGCGGCTTGGATTCAAGACGATCGGCTGCTGCGGCGCCACCTTGGGTCTCAGCCCATTCGCAGTGAGAGTTGGGGACGACGACGAAGCACCGCCGCAGCCTCCAACACCGCCGCTACAGCAGCTGTTAGAAGATATTAATGGTGGTCGGACTCGGCCAGCCAACGGCTGTGTGCCCCAGATTCCGGCGGCATCTGCATCTGGAATGAATTTGGCCACGGCGTTAGCCGCCGAGCGGAGCCACCGGGCGGCCCAAGAGTCGGGTGGCAATAGTGGGCTTGTAAGCCCAGTTCGGCTTACAAATGAACGGCCCAGTAACGGCACTGCGGGAACCGCTCTGGTGACGCCGTCGAGAGTATCGTTGATGAGACTGATGGTTGAGACGGACGGTGGAGCTGGACAGAGTGGAGCGGCGGAGAGAGAAAATGATTCTGTGTGCTGCGTGTGCATGGGGAGAAAAAAAGGCGCGGCGTTCATACCATGTGGGCACACATAttgtagggtgtgtacgagggAGCTTTGGCTGAATCGAGGATCTTGCCCACTCTGCAACCGTCAAGTCCTTGAgattctcgatatatattag